The genomic window CACAGGAATCTCGGGGCCGAATCATCGAGCGCAGCGGCTGCGGTAAAGGCAGCGGTATCTTCAAGGGAAGTAAAATCGATCTTCCAATCGGTTTTGCCTTCGTAATAAGCAATGCTTTGGTCTTTTTGGTTGAGAAGCGGAATCCCGAAACGTAAAACATAGGAAAAAGCCCCGTTGAAAACAGACGTTAATCTGATGGGCCGGTTTTCTGCTATCCGGCTGAATGTTTTGCGCAGATCGAAATTGCGGTTGCAGTCTTCTGGAAGTTGGGTGTAGTCGGTACAGAAATCGGAAGGGATAAACCGGGGAATACCGGCGTCTACGGCGGCATCTAGCAGCTGAGACTGTGCTTCCACGATCACTTCATGCAGTCCTGCCAGTGCGGATACCACGCAGGATACCCCGGAACAGGCTGTGGTAAGTTGGGAAGCATCGTTATAATCCGCACTAAAGATTTCGATGCCTGCATCCCGCAATACTTTTATTTTCTCCGGCTTGCTTCCGGTGCGGACCAGGGCTCTTACATTTGCACCTCTTGACAGCAGTTCCCGGCAGATCTTTTCGCCAAGGCTTCCGGTAGCTCCGGCAACCAAAATGATATTTTTCATAATTCTAATGATGTTTGATTATCAAAACTATGAATTATCGTCCCGCCTGAAACTACCATTTGGTAGATTTTTAGATCAGTGGATATTTTTCCGGATCCGGCTAAGGGCATTGGGGGTAATACCCAGATAAGAAGCCAGCTGTTTCACCGATACGCGCTGCATAAAGTCCGGCTGCTGCAAAAATTCAAGATAGCGTTCTTCCACGGTCAGGGTCTGGAAACGGATAATCTCATCAATCATCCGCATGGCCATGGATTCCCAGGTTTTCCTCCCGAATTCCTGCCAGGCCGGCAGCTGGCGGTACAGCATTTCCATGTCTTTTCTTTCGATGTAATACAATTCGGTTTCTTCAACAGCTTCTATATTGAAGCGGGTCGGCTGCTGGGGTCTGAAACTGGAAATTTCCGTGAAGAATTCTCCGGGCAGCACAATCCAGGCCGTCAGTTCCCGATCATCCCCGTAAATGAAACGCAGTGCCCCGCTTTTGAGGAAATAATACCGGTCTGCAATCTGTCCGCGTTTCAGCAACAGCTGTTTTTTTTGGAGTGTTTTCGGATGGAATTTGGAGATTACAAAAGGCAGATCATCTCCATGAAGCTGGTCTGCTCCTGTTTTAATGAAATGAATGAGTTCCTGCATAAATGTACGATCAGTTAATAAATACCTTCCAAATGTATTGTAAAATTTTGAATTATAGCGGATAAGATTTACGGTAGATGGCAATGTTTAGCATGCGATATTGATGTGTGTTTGTAAGTGAAAAATCTCCCACGGATCGCGCAGATTTTCACAGATGATAACGTGGCTTCAAGTCTCTCAGCCACCGATACTCTCTATTCCTTTAAATTAGGAAGTATAAAATCAAAGATTAAACTTTTAGCGCAACGTTTGTCATCCCTTTAGGGATCTAAATATAGTTTTAGCGATAAGTATGAAGATCCGCGATTAGATTCCTGCAAGAATTGAAAGTTTAAAGTGTTCAGAGACAAAACAGGTGGAAAATTAAATTTCAATAAAAATCTATGATTTTTTCTGATGTGCTCTAAAATATCTCAAAGCTTGGGTCTGAATCTCATGTGGCTCAGGTATTGAATTCCTAATAGGTCAATGATCTTTAATCAGGTATTGGAAAAATCGTTTGTCCATTCCTCAAATGATGATTAAATTAGCAAAAACTAAACTTAATGTTCATCAGACCGAAAACGAAAACACTATTTCTCTCGTCATTACTTATTTCATCTGCTTTTTTTTCCCAGGCCCACAACGTCTCCGAAGGGTATCAGAAACCTACCGATCCCTTGGTAGCTCAGAATCTTGAAAACTGGCAGGATCTGAAATTCGGGCTTTTCATGCACTGGGGAACGTACAGCCAGTGGGGAATTGTGGAAAGCTGGAGCCTCTGCCCGGAAGATGAATCCTGGACCCAGCGCAAGCTGGAGCATGGCAAATCCTATTACGAATATGTAAAAAACTACGAAAATCTTCAGACGACGTTTAACCCTACCCAATTTAATCCGCAGAAATGGGCAGATGCCGCAAAAAAAGCGGGAATGAAATATGTGGTATTTACCACCAAACACCATGACGGTTTTGCCATGTTCGATACCCAACAGTCTGATTATAAAATTACTTCTCCTCAAACGCCCTTTTCTAAAAACCCGAAGGCGGATGTAACGAAGGAAATATTCAATACCTTCAGAAACGAAGGCTTTAAAATCGGGGCCTATTTCTCTAAACCGGACTGGCATTCCAACGACTATTGGTGGTCTTACTTCCCTCCGAAAGACCGGAATGTGAATTATGATCCCAAAAAATATCCCGGAAGATGGGAGAATTTCAAAAAATTTACTTTTAACCAGCTGAATGAAATCACTTCCAAGTACGGAAAAATCGACATCCTTTGGCTGGACGGAGGCTGGGTGCGCCCCTTTAACACCATCGATCCGAAAGTAGAGTGGCAGCGGACCATTAAAGTAGAACAGGACATCGATATGGATAAGATAGGAACCATGGCGCGGAAAAATCAGCCCGGAATCATTGTTGTAGACCGTACCGTTGCCGGGAAATGGGAAAATTATGTAACGCCGGAGCAGGCCGTTCCGGAAAAAGCACTGGATATTCCGTGGGAAAGCTGCATTACGATGGGTGATTCGTTTTCCTATGTGCCGAACGACAACTACAAATCCTCCCAGAAAATCATAGAAACCCTGGTGAAAATCATTTCCAGGGGTGGAAATTACCTGATGAACATCGCTCCCGGTCCCAATGGGGATTACGATGCTGTGGTGTATGAAAGGTTAAAGGAAATTTCCGGATGGATGGATAAAAACCAATCGGCGGTTTTTGCAACGCGAAGCATCGCTCCTTATCATGACGGAAACTTTTACTATACAAAAAGTAAAGACGGAAAAACGGTGAATGTTTTCCACTTGGATGAACAAACAGAATACAAATCTCCTTCAACCTTACACTTCACCATTCCTGAAAATTATAAGCCAAAATCATTGAAAGTATTGGGACTGCCAGGAAAAATTCAGTGGAAGAAAACAGGAAATTCCATTGATGTTCAGTTACCGGAACAGAGAGCCGGATTAAAATTTGCAACCGTTATCCAAATCGTTCAATAATGAAATTAAATTTTACATTCATTGGAATTACATTATTGGGTTCCGTTTTTATATCTGCCCAGAAACCGTTGTATAAAGATCCGAAACAGCCTGTAGAAGTCAGGGTGCAGGATCTGCTGAAAAGAATGACGCCTGAAGAAAAGTTCTGGCAGTGTTTCATGATTCCCGGCGATCTTGATAATGTTCCGAAAGGCCAGTACGCTCATGGGATTTTCGGGCTTCAGGTAAGTGCCGGAAACCAGGGCGGCGGTGCGGCCGGGCAGATGCTCACGTACAATGCGAATGAGGATGCGGAAAAGCTGACCAAAAAAATCAATGCCATCCAGAAATATTTTGTCGAAGAATCAAGATTGGGAATTCCGGTCATTCCGTTTGATGAAGCGCTGCACGGACTGGTGCGGGAAGGTGCCACGGCTTTCCCGCAGGCCATCGGCCTTGCCGCGACGTTTAATCCTGAATTGATGAAGCAGGTTTCAACAGCCATTGCCAGAGAATCAAAATTGAGAGGGATCCGGCAGATTTTAACCCCGGTGGTGAATCTGGCGAGCGATGTCCGTTGGGGAAGGACCGAGGAGACGTATGGCGAAGATCCTTTCCTGACTTCGGTTATGGGCGTTAGTTTCGTCAGCTCCTTTGAGAATATGGGAATTATCACCACGCCGAAACACTTTTTGGCAAACGTCGGCGAAGGCGGCCGCGATTCATATCCGATCCACTGGAGCAAAAGATACCTGGAGGAAACGCACTTGGTTCCTTTTGAAAAAGCCTTTCATCAGGGGAAAAGCCGTTCGGTAATGACTTCGTACAATCTGCTGGACGGCAGGCCTTCGACCGCAAACCATTGGCTGCTGACGGAAAAATTAAAAAAAGACTGGAATTTTAAAGGCTTCGTGATTAGCGATGCCAGTGCTGTCGGCGGAGCCAATGTACTGCATTTTACGGCGAAGGATTATGACGATGCCTCGGCACAGGCCATCAATGCCGGGCTGGATGTCATTTTTCAGACCGAATATAAGCATTACCAGCTTTTCATCCCGCCTTTCCTGGACGGACGGATTTCAAAAGAAAGAATCGACGATGCGGTGGCCAGGGTACTGAGGGCAAAATTTGAACTCGGACTTTTTGAAAACCCGTACGTTTCCGAAAAGGACATTGAAGCTTTAAAGAAAATCAACCATAAGCCCCTGGCGGAAAAAGCAGCCGTCGAATCTTTTGTCCTGCTTCAAAATCAGAATCATACGCTACCTGTTCCGGAAAATGTAAAAAGGATATTGGTAGTGGGAACCGATGCAGCTGATGCAAGACTGGGTGGTTACTCAGGGCCGGGAAATAAAAAGGTAAGCATCCTCGAAGGAATCCGGAATTTTGTAAAAAATAAGAATATTGAAATTACCTATTCAAAAGGGATCGACTGGAACCTGAAAAAGTATGTAACCGTTCCCGCTGAATTTTTATCTTCCGGAAATCAGAAAGGGCTGAAAGGAACTTATTTTGCCAATTCGGATGTAAAAGGAACTCCCGCTTTTGAAAGACAGGACGAACAGCTGAATTTCAGGTGGACTTTATACTCGCCAAATCCTGAAAAGCTGCAGCCTGACGATTACAGTGTCCGGTGGACCGGAAAATTACAGGCACCGGAATCCGGAAAATACCAGTTAGGTCTTCGCGGAAACGACGGGTTCAGGCTTTATCTCAACGGAAAATTAATGATCGACAATTGGGAAAAGCTGAGTTATTCCACCAAAACCGTAGATCTCGATTTTATTAAAGGTCAGAAATATGATGTGGCTGTGGAATTCCATGAAAACAGGGGAGAAGCCAACATCGAGCTGATCTGGAATTACGGACTGAACGATTACCGTAAAGATTATAACGATGCCTTAAAACTGGCGCAGGAAGCAGATTACATCATCGTAACCGCCGGAATTCACGAAGGTGAGTTTCAGGACCGGTCGTCTTTAAGCCTTCCGGGAAACCAGGAACCATTCATTCATGAAGTTTCAACATTAAACAAACCGGTTGCCGTAGTTTTGGTAGGTGGCTCTGCCATAAAAACAACGGATTGGAAAGATGAGGTCGGGGCCATTCTCGACGTCTGGTATCCGGGGGAAGAGGGAGGAAATGCCGTAGCGAAAGTGTTGTTCGGAGCAGAAAACCCGTCGGGAAAATTACCGGTTACTTTCCCGGTGGAAGAGGGGCAGCTGCCTTTATCCTACAACCATCATCCGACCGGTAGAGGAAACGATTATTATGACCTGAGCGGCGAACCGTTATATCCGTTCGGATTCGGGTTAAGCTATAGCACTTTTGAAATTTCCGGGCTTGAATTAAATCAGTCAGCCTATTCTGCCAACGATACGATCATTGCTAAAGTCAACGTAAAAAATACAGGCTCAAAATTAGGAAGTGAAGTGGTACAGCTGTATGTGAAAGACCTGCTGGCTTCGGTTTCAAGACCTATTATTGAACTGAAAGGTTTTCAGAAGGTGCATTTAAAACCTGGAGAATCAAAACAAATTTCCATTGAAGTCCCGGTGAAAGAACTGAAATTTTTGGACGAAAATATGAACTGGACGGTTGAAAAAGGGACATACCGGATTTTGGTTGGGAATTCCTCAAAGAATCTTCCGCTGAAACAGAATATAGAAATTAAATAGTTCTAAAATTATTGTACGATATCTGTAAGCATTTTCTCATAATTGAATGAGGATAATGAATGACAAATTACATTAAAATCATTCGTAAAAAGTACATATCATGAAAAAGTTTTTAATATCGACCGTTATTTTGCTCGGATTATCAATGAATGTTTACGGACAAAGACGTCCGCCTGCGCCGCCACATCCTTCGAAAGGCCAGCTGGTCAGCAGTAAATCTCAGGAGCTGGCACAAAGGTACAACAGAGAGAGAAAGCTTATCCTGAATCATCCGTTGGCCACAAAGAAAATGAAAAGAGACCAGTTAAGGGCGCTTAATGAAAGATATGCCAATGAAAAACGTTTGCTGAGAAGCGCAAAATAACATAATAGTTTTAACGAAAATAAATAAAAAGTCCGTTTCATCATTTTGATACGGGCTTTTTTGTATCATTTCCAGTTAAGATTTATTTATTTGAAATAGCTGTCGCTGTTAGCAATAAAAGCACCTCATTTCCTTTAAAAATCATCCTTAAATTTCACCGCATATCAATTTTTGAGGAATGCAGCACTTCCGATATTTTTCCTTAAATTCGCATAAAAATTTTTATTATAATGAACTACGATATTATTGTCATCGGAAGTGGTCCTGGTGGATATGTTACAGCGATCAGAGCAGCACAATTGGGTTTCAAAACTGCCATTATCGAGAAGGAAAACTTAGGAGGGATCTGCCTGAACTGGGGATGTATTCCGACAAAAGCTTTGTTAAAATCTGCGCAGGTTTTTCATTATATCAACCACGCTGAAGATTACGGACTGAATAAAGTGGAAGGAAGCTTCGAATTCCCGAACGTGATCCAGAGAAGCCGTGGGGTAGCCAACAAAATGAGCAAAGGGATTGAGTTCCTGATGAAGAAAAATAAGATCGATGTGATCATGGGAACGGCAAAAGTTCAGAAAGGTAAAAAAGTTTCCGTTACCGATAAGGAAGGAAAAACAACCGAATATACAGGAACGAACATCATCATTGCAACCGGTGCACGTTCAAGAGAATTGCCGAACCTTCCGCAGGACGGTAAAAAAGTAATCGGTTACCGACAGGCTTTGTCTCTTCCGGAGCAGCCGAAATCAATGATCGTTGTAGGTTCAGGAGCGATCGGGGTAGAATTTGCCGATTTCTATAACACGATGGGAACAAAAGTTACTGTTGTTGAATTCATGCCGAACATCGTTCCGGTAGAAGATGAAGAAATCTCCAAGCACCTTGAAAAGTCCCTTAAAAAAACAGGCATCGAGATCATGACCAATGCTTCAGTAGAAAGCGTGGATACCAGCGGTGAAGGCGTAAAAGCTACGGTAAAAACAGCGAAAGGGAACATTACCCTGGAAGCGGATATTTTACTTTCTGCCGTAGGAATTGCTGCCAACATCGAGAACATCGGTTTGGAAGAAGTAGGCATCCAGACGGATAAAGGAAGAGTATTGGTAAACGAATGGTATGAAACTTCAGTTCCGGGTTACTACGCGATCGGAGACATCATCCCGACTCAGGCTCTGGCACACGTTGCTTCTGCAGAAGGAATTACCTGTGTAGAGAAAATCAAGGGAATGCACGTGGAAAAAATCGATTACGGCAATATCCCGGGATGTACGTACTGTCACCCTGAAGTTGCTTCTGTAGGTCTTACCGAAAAGCAGGCTAAAGAAAAAGGCTACGAGATCAAGGTAGGAAAGTTCCCGCTTTCTGCCAGCGGAAAAGCGACGGCGAACGGAAATACCGATGGTTTCATCAAAGTAATTTTCGATGCGAAATACGGTGAATGGTTAGGCTGTCACATGATCGGAGAAGGGGTTACCGATATGGTAGCAGAAGCGGTTGTGGCAAGAAAGCTTGAAACGACTGGTCACGAAATCATCAAATCCATCCACCCGCACCCGACGGTTTCCGAAGCGATTATGGAAGCTGCAGCAGCTGCTTACGGTGAAGTGATCCACATTTAATCAATACATAAACTAATAATTAAATACAACAATCGATGTTTAAAAAACTGGCTGCGGAAGCTTTGGGACTGGGAGATATCGGAAAAATTATTTCTTCTCAGGATTATGACAAGGTAGATTCTGACGATTATATCCTGTCTGAAGACAACGAGAAAATTTTCTTCCTGATCAAATCCAGAAGAGATGAATACTGTTTTACCAACCGGGCTTTGATCCACATTGACGGCGCAAGCGCTTTGGATAAGAAAAGGGTTCTGAAGAGATACGAATATTATCAGTTTCCATTTTCCAACATCGCCTTACAGACGGCAGGAACCATCGACCTGGATGTCGAGATTTCATTCAATATCGGGAATGTTCCGATGATGATCAGTGTGGCGAAAGGCCAGATCGATCAACTGAAAGACCTGTACAAAACATTGCTGGCAATTCAGCAGGAAGTTCACCACAACCATTCGCTGCTGAACTTTTCCAACGACAGCATCCAGAAAGCCATTACTTCGGTGGCTTCCGGAAAGCAGGAAAATGTTTCGAAAAGCCAGGAATTAAGAGCCATCAACGAATATATTTTCGCCTGGAACACCACCAGTTTCGATAAATATAACCAGAAAGATTTTTCAAGAATCTTTGAAAAGTATATTAATAATTAGAATAATATTTTCAAATACTTAAGCCCGGAATTTCCGGGCTTTTTTAATACCTTAGAATAAGATTGCTGAGCAGTGTGTTATGCTGAGTTTATGAAGACCTTTGAGAACAAATAATACTCAAACCTTAAAAAACTTCCGGCATCCAACATCCTTCTTCCCGCCTTTCAACCCATATTAATCTAATTTTTATTTGTGTTAAAAAAATGGCAAAATCACCGGATCTGGAAAAAGATGACCCATTATTTTGTTATGTTTTCTTATATTTAATCCATGAATTCTGAGAAAATAGGACTTGTGTTATCCGGCGGCGGAACCAAAGGGATTGCGCATGCCGGGGTTTTAAAATTCTTAGCCGAGAAAAATATTACGATCGATGTGCTGTCCTGCTGCAGCGCCGGTTCTATCGTAGGGTGTCTCTATGCCATCGGTAAAAAGCCGGAAGAAATTCTGGAATTCTTCAAATCGATCTATTTTTTCAACTGGAAACACTTTGCGTTCAACCAGCCCGGGTTGGTTTCATCGGTGATCTTCAGGAATTACCTGAATCCTGTTTTCGGGGAGATGAAATTGGAAGATCTGGATAAAGAGGTAAAAATTGTCGCTACGGAACTGGTCGGCGGCACTGAAAAGATTTTCGACAGTAATTTTAAAATTGTAGATGCCATTATTGCTTCGTGTTCTATTCCGGGAGTAACGACCCCTTATATCATTGACGATGAAATGTACTGCGACGGCGGTGTGCTGAACAATTTTCCGGCAGATATCATCCGGAAAGACTGCGATAAGCTGATCGGTGTTTTTGTGTCGCCGCCGCATGATATTAAGATCAGTGATCTGAAATCCATCAAAGCCATCGTTTCCCGTTCCTACGACTTACTTTCTTATCGCATCGAAAAGATAAAATTCGATCACTGCGACTGGTTTATTTCATCTCAGGAACTCTCTACTTACGGCACTTTTGAAAGAAGAAAAGACCGTCTGGAACAGATTTTCAACATCGGTTACCAGGCTGCAAAAGACAGCTTCGATGAAAGCCGGTTTTACACCGAAGTAAAAAAGGAAGAACGTATTGTTTGAGGTGAATGGTGAATGGTGAATGGTCAATCCGCTTCGCTTGTCAATTTTTTGGTGTTAAAAGATTGACCATTGACTTGCGACAGCAAATTCACCATTGACAATATAGCGGTGAATGGTGAGTGGTCAATCCGCTTCGCTTGTGAATTTTTTTGTGTCTAATTTTGTGGAATTTCTAACGCAAGGGGACGCAAAGTCTTCTTGTGCAATATTCCGCATATTTTCCGTTCGCAAGGGCACTCTGTTCAGCAAATGATAGTAATGCATTAAAGGTGAATGGTGAGTGGTCAATCCGCTTTGCTTGTTAATTGTTTGGTGTTAAAAGATTGACCATTGACTTGCGAAGCAAAATTCACTATTGACAATAGAGCGATGAATGGTGAGTGGTCATCCGCTTCGCTTGTGAATTTATTTTATGCTAGAACTTCACTATTGGCTTGAGCAGTAAAATTCACTATTGATCTAAATAAAAAATTCCCAGCTCAAAGCTAGGAATCTATATATAGTTTTTAATGTTAGTTTTTCACAACATAACCGCTTTGATTAACGACCGTCTTACCATTTTGATCTGTTACGAAGAGTGTATAGGGTGCTTTTTTAGCAGAATCTGTTAGATAATTTCTCCAGATCTGGTAAGTATAGCCATTGTTACTGAATTCATAGTAATAATTTCCACCTGTTCCATCGGGAATCAGCTCACCGTTTGAAATAATCATGTTTGGCTTGGATGTAACTTTTCCATTCACTCCCCACGATTAGTACAGGTAATTCCCATTCGGTTGCTGGTCAATCTTAATTTTAAATTTTTTAGTTTTAATAATGACTGATTTCGGAACTTTTTCTTTCTGGTAATTTATTTTTGAGATCGAGGTTTCATCAACTTTTGTATTGGCCTGCATCAGCGAAAACTGTGCTATACAAAAAACACTAAGGGCAATTTTTCTGATCATTTTCTTATGCTTAATGATTATGGGTAAAATCCGATCAAATTTAAAGCCAACACCGCAATTTTTAACGATTTTCCTGTTCAGATTTCACTTTTATGGATCAACTTTAAAATAATTTGTAAGCTGCTGGTAAAAATAATTGATTTGATTTTCAGTGATTTATAGGGTGTTTTAAAAAATAATTAAACTTTTTGAAGCAAGTGAATATTTTTCTTACGTACATTTGTACCACAAAAGGATCTCGTTCCTTTATTATCAAAATGAAACTAATTAACTTTAAGTTTTTTCTATTAAAAGTATCAGAAATCACCTTCACGATTTTTAATACATCTCCACCGGCAACGTCTTAATTTTTCGAAAGAATTAGTATATAATTCGTACTCTGTTTTCCATTTCTGAAAAAACAGGGCACATCTCCCGTTTTCAAATTTTAATCAAAAACAAAAACTATGGAATTAAGTTTTCATGGCTGGATGATTCCGGCTGTTATCGCCTTGTTGTGCGTTATTTTTTACAAATTTATTTTAAGAATTTTCTTCGGACTCGTTATTGTCCCCCAGGATAGGATCGGGCTGGTTACCAAAAAATTTGTGCTCGTCGGCAAACAGGAACTTCCGGAAGGCAGGATTATCGCGACCAATGGTGAAGCGGGTTTCCAGGCGCAGACCCTGGCTCCCGGAGTTTATTTCGGCAAATGGATCTGGCAGTATTCTATCGATTTTCAGCCGTTTACAGTGATCCCGACCGGGAAAATAGGACTGCTTCTGGCAAAAGACGGAGTGGAGCTGGAAACCGGAAGGATCTTAGGAAGAAAAGTAGACTGTGATTCTTTTCAGGATGCCGAAGCCTTTCTGAAAAACGGAGGCCGAAAGGCCGGCAAACCGCCATTATTGCTCCGGGATCTTACAGGATTAATACATTGTTGTTTGAAATTGAACTCACAGAGATGACGCAGATCCCCGATAATGCGGTAGGAATTATTACCACGATGGAAGGAAGTCCGCTGGAAGAAGGCCAGATTGCCGGAAAGATCATTAATGGGCACAATAAATTTCAGGATGTGGATACTTTCTTGAACAGCGGAGGCTATAAAGGACTTCAGGAACAGGTGATCCTGGCGGGCTCTTATTTTCTCAACCCATGGTTTACCAAAGTAGAGATGGTAAAAATGACGGAAATTCCGATCGGGCATGTAGGAGTGATCATCAGCTACGTGGGAGAAGACGGCAAAGATTTAAGCGGTGTGGATTTCAAGCACGGAAATATTGTAGAGAAAGGACATAAAGGAGTCTGGGCAGAACCGATCGGCCCCGGAAAATATCCGATCAATCCATATATCATGAAAGTGGAGCTGGTTCCGACCACCAATCTGGTTTTAAACTGGGCCTACGAAAGAAGTGAATCCCACCAACTCGATAAAAACCTTTCGACCATTACGGTACGGAGTAAAGACGGTTTCCCTTTCAACCTGGATGTTTCACAGATCATTCATATTCCGACTTATGAAGCACCGAAAGTTATCGCACGCTTCGGAAATATGATCAATCTCGTAAGCCAGGTGCTGGAACCGACGATTGGAAACTATTTCAGGAATTCGGCGCAGGACAGCGACGTCATTGCTTTTCTCGGAAGCCGTAAAGAAAGACAGCAATCCGCCAAAGACCATATCAGCAGCGTATTGGAGCAGTACAATGTAAATGCCGTGGATACCCTGATCGGAGCCATCGTTCCTCCGGAAAGTTTAATGAAGACCTTGACCGACCGTAAGCTGGCTGAAGAGCAGAAGATCACCTACGAAACCGAAATGCTTGCCCAGGAAACCCGCCAGGCCCTGGAAAAGGAAACGGCTGTGGCCGATATGCAGAAAGAAATTGTAAAAGCCGACCAAGGAGTCGTGATTGCGGAAAGAATTGCCGATGCATCCGTGAAAAAAGCAACCGGAGACGCCAATTCCGTAAGGCTGCAGGCGACTGCGGAAGGGGACAGGCTGAAGCTACTGGCCACCGGGGAAGCGGAAAAGACCAGACTGCTCGCTAAAGCCGAAGCCGAAAAAATAGAATTGCTGGCCAAAGCAAGCGCGGAGCAGATTTCACTCACCGGTAATGCAGAAGCAGAGAAGATCCTGGCTATCGGTAAATCCAACGCCGAATCGTATAAGCTATCCGTGGAAGCGATGGGCGGAAATAACTTCACCCAGTTAAAAATCATGGAAAATATCGCCAACCAGAACGTAAGAATTATGCCGGAAGTTTTGATCGGCGGAAACGGTGATGCCGCAAACGGCGGGATCAGCGGGCTTCTCGGACTGCAGCTGTTGGAACAGGTGCAAAAGAAAAATATGGGAACTTCTGTCGTAATGGAAGAAAAGCAGGAAAACAATGCTTAATTTATATATTGATATTTTTAAAATGCTTAAAATCATTCCGTTCTTTATTGTAATTCTGGTGATTTGTTTTCTTATTTTCGTATTCCTTCAGATCAGCAATAAAGCTCATAAGAAAAAGTCGGTCAGCTATTATGAAATCATGATCATCAATCTTATTCTGATTTTTCAGCTGACAAACCTTTACAGACTTTTAATTAAGAATGAAATCGCGGAAAATATAAAGACTACGGAAATCATATCCAGAAAACCTGCTTTTTAAAAGTAAGTAGAGAGTACAGATTTGATCAAGATAAAACTTATCAAGTCAGAATTTAAATGTCAGAAAATAGCTGGATCTATTGTAAAAGGA from Chryseobacterium sp. SORGH_AS_0447 includes these protein-coding regions:
- a CDS encoding NmrA family NAD(P)-binding protein; translated protein: MKNIILVAGATGSLGEKICRELLSRGANVRALVRTGSKPEKIKVLRDAGIEIFSADYNDASQLTTACSGVSCVVSALAGLHEVIVEAQSQLLDAAVDAGIPRFIPSDFCTDYTQLPEDCNRNFDLRKTFSRIAENRPIRLTSVFNGAFSYVLRFGIPLLNQKDQSIAYYEGKTDWKIDFTSLEDTAAFTAAAALDDSAPRFLCIAGFRASPEDFVALSEKVFGTPFRLEHNGTLDQFKETIEKVRKAHPEGEHELYPAWQQMQYLYSMFAAHHQELDNDRYPDLSWQTAEETLR
- a CDS encoding Crp/Fnr family transcriptional regulator, with the translated sequence MQELIHFIKTGADQLHGDDLPFVISKFHPKTLQKKQLLLKRGQIADRYYFLKSGALRFIYGDDRELTAWIVLPGEFFTEISSFRPQQPTRFNIEAVEETELYYIERKDMEMLYRQLPAWQEFGRKTWESMAMRMIDEIIRFQTLTVEERYLEFLQQPDFMQRVSVKQLASYLGITPNALSRIRKNIH
- a CDS encoding alpha-L-fucosidase — encoded protein: MFIRPKTKTLFLSSLLISSAFFSQAHNVSEGYQKPTDPLVAQNLENWQDLKFGLFMHWGTYSQWGIVESWSLCPEDESWTQRKLEHGKSYYEYVKNYENLQTTFNPTQFNPQKWADAAKKAGMKYVVFTTKHHDGFAMFDTQQSDYKITSPQTPFSKNPKADVTKEIFNTFRNEGFKIGAYFSKPDWHSNDYWWSYFPPKDRNVNYDPKKYPGRWENFKKFTFNQLNEITSKYGKIDILWLDGGWVRPFNTIDPKVEWQRTIKVEQDIDMDKIGTMARKNQPGIIVVDRTVAGKWENYVTPEQAVPEKALDIPWESCITMGDSFSYVPNDNYKSSQKIIETLVKIISRGGNYLMNIAPGPNGDYDAVVYERLKEISGWMDKNQSAVFATRSIAPYHDGNFYYTKSKDGKTVNVFHLDEQTEYKSPSTLHFTIPENYKPKSLKVLGLPGKIQWKKTGNSIDVQLPEQRAGLKFATVIQIVQ
- a CDS encoding beta-glucosidase translates to MKLNFTFIGITLLGSVFISAQKPLYKDPKQPVEVRVQDLLKRMTPEEKFWQCFMIPGDLDNVPKGQYAHGIFGLQVSAGNQGGGAAGQMLTYNANEDAEKLTKKINAIQKYFVEESRLGIPVIPFDEALHGLVREGATAFPQAIGLAATFNPELMKQVSTAIARESKLRGIRQILTPVVNLASDVRWGRTEETYGEDPFLTSVMGVSFVSSFENMGIITTPKHFLANVGEGGRDSYPIHWSKRYLEETHLVPFEKAFHQGKSRSVMTSYNLLDGRPSTANHWLLTEKLKKDWNFKGFVISDASAVGGANVLHFTAKDYDDASAQAINAGLDVIFQTEYKHYQLFIPPFLDGRISKERIDDAVARVLRAKFELGLFENPYVSEKDIEALKKINHKPLAEKAAVESFVLLQNQNHTLPVPENVKRILVVGTDAADARLGGYSGPGNKKVSILEGIRNFVKNKNIEITYSKGIDWNLKKYVTVPAEFLSSGNQKGLKGTYFANSDVKGTPAFERQDEQLNFRWTLYSPNPEKLQPDDYSVRWTGKLQAPESGKYQLGLRGNDGFRLYLNGKLMIDNWEKLSYSTKTVDLDFIKGQKYDVAVEFHENRGEANIELIWNYGLNDYRKDYNDALKLAQEADYIIVTAGIHEGEFQDRSSLSLPGNQEPFIHEVSTLNKPVAVVLVGGSAIKTTDWKDEVGAILDVWYPGEEGGNAVAKVLFGAENPSGKLPVTFPVEEGQLPLSYNHHPTGRGNDYYDLSGEPLYPFGFGLSYSTFEISGLELNQSAYSANDTIIAKVNVKNTGSKLGSEVVQLYVKDLLASVSRPIIELKGFQKVHLKPGESKQISIEVPVKELKFLDENMNWTVEKGTYRILVGNSSKNLPLKQNIEIK
- the lpdA gene encoding dihydrolipoyl dehydrogenase, whose product is MNYDIIVIGSGPGGYVTAIRAAQLGFKTAIIEKENLGGICLNWGCIPTKALLKSAQVFHYINHAEDYGLNKVEGSFEFPNVIQRSRGVANKMSKGIEFLMKKNKIDVIMGTAKVQKGKKVSVTDKEGKTTEYTGTNIIIATGARSRELPNLPQDGKKVIGYRQALSLPEQPKSMIVVGSGAIGVEFADFYNTMGTKVTVVEFMPNIVPVEDEEISKHLEKSLKKTGIEIMTNASVESVDTSGEGVKATVKTAKGNITLEADILLSAVGIAANIENIGLEEVGIQTDKGRVLVNEWYETSVPGYYAIGDIIPTQALAHVASAEGITCVEKIKGMHVEKIDYGNIPGCTYCHPEVASVGLTEKQAKEKGYEIKVGKFPLSASGKATANGNTDGFIKVIFDAKYGEWLGCHMIGEGVTDMVAEAVVARKLETTGHEIIKSIHPHPTVSEAIMEAAAAAYGEVIHI
- a CDS encoding PH domain-containing protein is translated as MFKKLAAEALGLGDIGKIISSQDYDKVDSDDYILSEDNEKIFFLIKSRRDEYCFTNRALIHIDGASALDKKRVLKRYEYYQFPFSNIALQTAGTIDLDVEISFNIGNVPMMISVAKGQIDQLKDLYKTLLAIQQEVHHNHSLLNFSNDSIQKAITSVASGKQENVSKSQELRAINEYIFAWNTTSFDKYNQKDFSRIFEKYINN